Proteins encoded together in one Bacteroides ovatus window:
- the ltrA gene encoding group II intron reverse transcriptase/maturase, whose product MNENKTSCAPADNQQTLWDRIDWTKAELAVRKLQARIVKAQKEGRYNKVKALQWTLTHSFYAKALAVKRITSNGGGNTPGVDMETWEKPEAKTQAISELKRRGYQPKPLRRVHIKKSNGKLRPLGIPTMKDRAMQALYLMALEPVSETTADSRSYGFRKERRCMDAVMQCHNILRKGYSPEWILEGDIKGCFDHISHEWLLANIPMDKAILRKWLKCGYVFNKQMFPTEEGTPQGGIISPTLANMTLDGLQKVLAEKYKRVRIKGKLYSPMVNLVRYADDFIITCENRETLEKEIKPLVADFMSERGLTLSEEKTVITNIRDGFDFLGFNIRKYGNEILTKPTKKAEKRFMENIRKVTKGHKGCKQESLIRMLNAKIRGWGAYYQHGATRDSFHRIDHQIFLALWQWAKRRHSKKGKRWIKDRYWHNIRGNSWTFAAKFKKSNGKEDQLTLLKLASSFPFLQYTQIKGDMNPFDADCRLYFNKRMKSKMLVTLKGRKSLLYLWEKQGRKCPICGEPIDTHKAWNVMPTVQDGRKCNLLVHDECFKLSRKNNGNKK is encoded by the coding sequence ATGAACGAAAACAAGACATCGTGTGCGCCTGCTGACAATCAGCAAACACTTTGGGACAGAATAGACTGGACTAAAGCGGAGTTGGCTGTCAGAAAGCTACAAGCACGAATTGTAAAGGCTCAGAAGGAAGGCAGATACAACAAGGTGAAAGCCTTGCAGTGGACGCTGACCCACTCTTTTTACGCAAAAGCCTTAGCCGTAAAGAGAATTACTTCTAACGGAGGTGGCAACACCCCCGGAGTGGACATGGAAACATGGGAGAAACCCGAAGCAAAAACACAAGCGATAAGCGAACTCAAACGCAGAGGCTACCAGCCGAAGCCATTGAGAAGAGTCCACATCAAAAAGAGTAATGGCAAACTGCGACCGTTGGGAATACCGACAATGAAAGACAGAGCCATGCAAGCACTCTACCTTATGGCATTAGAACCAGTGTCGGAAACAACAGCCGACTCACGTTCATACGGTTTCCGCAAGGAACGCCGCTGTATGGACGCGGTAATGCAATGCCATAACATTCTCCGAAAAGGCTATTCTCCCGAATGGATTTTGGAGGGTGACATCAAAGGGTGCTTCGACCATATCAGCCACGAATGGCTGCTTGCCAACATCCCTATGGACAAGGCAATACTCCGAAAATGGCTGAAATGCGGCTATGTCTTCAACAAACAGATGTTCCCGACAGAGGAGGGAACGCCACAAGGTGGCATTATCTCTCCCACGCTTGCCAATATGACATTGGACGGATTGCAGAAAGTCCTTGCAGAGAAATATAAGCGAGTTAGAATCAAAGGCAAGTTATATTCGCCAATGGTGAATCTTGTCCGCTATGCTGATGACTTTATAATTACCTGCGAGAACCGTGAAACACTTGAAAAGGAAATCAAACCATTGGTAGCCGACTTTATGTCTGAAAGAGGTCTGACCCTATCGGAAGAAAAGACGGTGATAACCAACATTCGTGACGGTTTCGATTTTCTCGGGTTCAATATCCGCAAATACGGCAATGAAATATTGACCAAGCCGACCAAGAAAGCCGAAAAACGTTTTATGGAAAATATCCGTAAGGTGACAAAAGGCCATAAAGGTTGTAAGCAGGAGTCGTTAATCAGGATGTTGAACGCTAAAATCCGAGGATGGGGAGCATATTATCAGCATGGGGCGACACGTGATTCATTTCACAGAATCGACCATCAGATATTTCTCGCCTTGTGGCAGTGGGCTAAACGCCGTCACTCCAAGAAGGGGAAACGGTGGATAAAAGACCGCTATTGGCACAATATCCGAGGGAACAGTTGGACTTTCGCCGCTAAGTTCAAGAAATCAAACGGCAAAGAAGACCAACTCACCTTGTTGAAACTGGCATCTTCGTTTCCTTTTCTGCAATATACGCAGATAAAGGGGGACATGAATCCGTTTGACGCAGACTGCCGCCTGTACTTCAATAAAAGAATGAAGTCAAAGATGCTTGTGACGCTGAAAGGACGTAAATCCCTGCTTTACCTATGGGAAAAGCAAGGTCGGAAATGTCCGATATGTGGTGAACCGATTGACACGCATAAGGCATGGAATGTAATGCCGACCGTACAAGACGGACGGAAATGCAATCTGTTGGTTCATGATGAATGTTTCAAATTATCCCGTAAAAACAATGGAAACAAGAAGTAG
- a CDS encoding hybrid sensor histidine kinase/response regulator transcription factor, which produces MTATTHDKPFFFQHLTMEDGLSNNHVSAIFQSKDGILWLGTQKGLNCYDGHNFRLYKKRDSSTANSIRGNGIKKILQDRDNNIWVQHEKGTDEINYITRNVRHGWAHDSIGKSVIDICTDYNQQLLILCDQEVWQYIKPSRSYKRLFTAPENYSLFSLIKDKQGGYYIGTRQYEVLRCDSNWNITSRIQSALKQKGPANKGLVFPLCIDSENRLWYGIKNQSIERYTPQTKSITKYSLSNTSFINPDVRDMIEMDKDYMLIATFNGLFRLDKETLNPSHVLSPQTEEEGTLNHFSIYSLYKDKQNILWVGTNAGGVNFCHPYNQRFKTIHPNLFLGRMGMIRKDQENNIWVATEGGGLFSYNQQTGYQENYLVHGKEKSTYYANILKSLFIDGDSIWCGNQKGEIFIFSIKKKKFSFYTRLGDSNILAIFKDSKQHIWIGTKQEIIQLAKNADGKYVKQSTSSLIPIEDVCVIEELPNEIILFGSKTKGIYIYHTSTNQWQHLDNRFFKLPEDTNISITSFCKTKDNQIWVTTENQGLFLLDTDFQIKEHLFHSGNNYLEDLYHVAEGKENQLWLMTNKSILLYDTNTRLIRSFDSHNGLNLKDFSAYSCWMDINRQLWFSGNRGIAMLDTENFPLNTSRSPIIFTDLLVNNRVQHPLAPESVLKQNFNETRTLSLNYNQTNIAISYTCSNFIYPDNNTFFYKMDGVDEEWIDANNRKTVYYSNLRPGHYRFHIKAFNNDNMFCGEKEIEIIVLPPFWIRWWAFLMYAVIIYLLIHRYVIYRQRKQRLEHELHLKQIEQQKAEELNHELQLFFTQVAHEFRTPLSLILNPLDEIQDKIIHIAGVQEALKLIRRNAQRLLALVNDLMDLRKIESGTDKLNLSNFDFNDFTKEVYYTFQGIAGQRHLKFLLNLPNTPIMATFDREAMEKVLFNLLSNAFKFTPEGGEVHLSVTTEKTVESKSILIEIKDTGIGISPEDVEKIFRPFALSRKDLHGNISGSGVGLSITRTIIEHHKGTIQIQNNPPHGTCIHIELPWVFNPQYTISPTIIDEEDVRKEDIGQFPLKVNLLEKTILLVDDNPEILNYLKKELGKSFNILTATNGKEALGMLQQQNISLVVSDVMMPEIDGIELCKRIKTDHNLSHLPIILLTAKAMNLYIEEGFQAGADDYIVKPFKVSTLKIRIKNILNRQEKMKKIYGKQLSLKSAGIEVESIDKAFVDKYIAIVKENISNPDFNIDQLCKELAISRANLYRKVKAITTLSPAEMIRNIRLECASELLRNSQLTATEIAIQVGFGSYSHFSDFFKSIYGISPKKYKEQYGKS; this is translated from the coding sequence ATGACAGCAACAACACATGACAAGCCTTTCTTCTTTCAACATCTGACTATGGAAGACGGGCTTTCCAACAATCATGTATCAGCTATTTTCCAAAGTAAGGACGGAATTTTGTGGCTAGGAACACAAAAAGGACTGAACTGCTATGACGGTCATAATTTCAGGCTCTATAAAAAAAGAGATTCATCCACCGCCAACAGTATTAGAGGAAATGGCATTAAAAAGATTCTTCAAGACCGCGACAATAATATCTGGGTACAACACGAAAAAGGAACGGACGAAATCAATTACATTACCCGAAATGTCCGACATGGATGGGCGCACGACTCTATCGGAAAATCAGTTATCGATATCTGCACTGACTATAATCAACAACTGCTCATCCTCTGCGATCAGGAAGTATGGCAATACATAAAACCGTCACGGTCTTACAAACGGTTGTTCACTGCCCCTGAAAACTACTCCCTATTCTCTCTAATAAAAGATAAACAAGGAGGATATTACATTGGTACCCGACAATATGAGGTGCTAAGATGCGACAGCAACTGGAATATCACATCACGAATCCAGTCTGCACTAAAACAAAAAGGTCCGGCAAACAAAGGATTGGTTTTTCCTTTGTGTATAGACTCGGAAAACAGACTTTGGTATGGCATAAAAAACCAAAGTATCGAACGGTATACCCCTCAAACAAAGAGTATCACCAAATATAGCTTATCGAATACATCATTTATCAATCCTGACGTACGCGACATGATTGAAATGGATAAAGATTATATGCTTATCGCAACTTTTAACGGTCTTTTCAGATTGGATAAAGAAACCTTGAATCCTTCTCACGTTCTTTCTCCACAAACAGAGGAAGAGGGCACTTTAAACCATTTCTCGATTTATAGTCTCTACAAAGACAAGCAGAACATTTTGTGGGTAGGTACTAATGCAGGAGGCGTGAATTTTTGTCATCCTTACAATCAACGTTTCAAAACGATCCATCCCAATCTGTTTTTAGGACGCATGGGGATGATACGCAAGGACCAAGAAAACAATATATGGGTAGCTACAGAAGGCGGAGGATTGTTCTCTTACAACCAGCAAACCGGTTATCAGGAAAATTATCTAGTACACGGCAAAGAGAAATCAACCTATTATGCCAATATCCTCAAATCTCTGTTTATTGACGGAGATTCTATCTGGTGCGGCAATCAAAAGGGAGAGATTTTTATTTTCTCCATAAAAAAGAAAAAGTTCTCATTCTACACACGTCTAGGTGACAGTAATATCCTTGCTATTTTTAAAGACTCCAAACAACATATCTGGATTGGCACCAAACAAGAAATTATACAGTTAGCAAAAAATGCCGACGGAAAATATGTCAAACAGTCAACTAGCAGTCTTATTCCCATAGAAGACGTATGTGTCATAGAAGAACTTCCAAACGAAATCATACTGTTCGGTTCCAAAACGAAAGGTATCTATATATACCATACGTCAACCAACCAATGGCAACATCTTGATAATCGTTTCTTTAAACTTCCGGAAGATACCAACATCAGCATAACTTCTTTCTGCAAAACGAAAGACAACCAGATATGGGTGACAACAGAAAATCAAGGGTTGTTCCTATTGGATACGGACTTTCAAATAAAGGAGCATTTATTCCATTCGGGAAACAATTATCTGGAAGATTTGTATCACGTAGCAGAAGGAAAAGAAAACCAGCTATGGCTGATGACCAACAAAAGCATTCTTTTGTATGATACCAATACGCGCCTCATCCGTTCATTTGACAGCCATAACGGACTTAACCTGAAGGACTTCAGTGCCTATTCTTGCTGGATGGATATCAATCGGCAACTGTGGTTTTCGGGCAACCGGGGAATTGCAATGCTGGATACCGAAAATTTTCCACTAAATACATCACGTTCTCCAATCATCTTCACTGATTTATTGGTAAACAACCGTGTTCAACACCCTTTGGCACCCGAATCCGTATTGAAACAGAATTTTAATGAGACTCGGACACTGAGCCTTAATTACAATCAGACTAATATCGCTATCAGTTATACCTGTTCCAATTTCATCTATCCGGACAACAATACCTTTTTTTACAAAATGGATGGTGTAGATGAAGAGTGGATTGATGCCAACAACCGGAAAACGGTATATTACAGTAACTTGCGCCCGGGACATTACCGGTTTCATATCAAAGCCTTCAACAACGACAATATGTTCTGCGGAGAAAAAGAGATAGAAATCATCGTTCTCCCTCCTTTTTGGATACGCTGGTGGGCATTTCTTATGTACGCAGTCATTATATACTTGTTGATACACAGATACGTAATATACCGGCAGAGAAAACAAAGACTAGAGCATGAATTGCATCTGAAACAGATTGAACAACAAAAAGCGGAAGAACTGAATCATGAGCTGCAATTGTTTTTCACCCAAGTGGCACACGAATTTCGTACTCCTTTATCTTTAATATTAAATCCTCTGGACGAAATACAGGATAAAATTATACACATAGCAGGCGTGCAAGAAGCATTGAAACTTATCCGCAGAAATGCACAACGGTTGCTGGCATTGGTCAACGACCTGATGGATTTGCGGAAAATAGAATCCGGAACGGATAAGCTAAACCTTTCTAATTTTGATTTCAACGATTTCACCAAAGAAGTTTATTATACTTTTCAAGGAATTGCCGGACAACGTCATCTAAAATTTTTGTTAAACTTGCCAAATACTCCCATCATGGCTACTTTTGACAGAGAAGCCATGGAGAAGGTACTTTTCAATTTGCTTTCCAATGCTTTCAAATTTACTCCTGAAGGCGGAGAGGTACACCTGTCCGTCACCACAGAAAAAACTGTCGAATCCAAAAGTATCCTGATTGAGATAAAAGATACCGGTATCGGTATCTCGCCCGAAGACGTTGAGAAGATTTTCCGTCCCTTTGCCCTATCACGTAAAGACTTGCATGGAAATATCAGCGGCAGTGGAGTAGGACTGAGTATCACCCGGACAATTATAGAACATCACAAAGGAACCATACAAATTCAAAACAATCCTCCGCACGGGACTTGCATCCATATAGAACTTCCCTGGGTATTCAATCCCCAATACACCATCTCGCCCACTATCATTGATGAAGAAGACGTGAGAAAGGAAGACATCGGACAATTCCCGCTAAAGGTAAATCTGCTCGAAAAAACTATCTTGCTGGTAGACGACAATCCTGAGATACTGAACTATCTGAAAAAAGAACTTGGAAAATCTTTCAATATACTCACTGCCACCAACGGAAAGGAAGCATTGGGCATGTTACAACAACAGAATATCTCATTAGTGGTGAGCGATGTCATGATGCCCGAAATAGATGGTATCGAATTATGCAAACGAATAAAAACAGACCATAACCTGTCTCATCTCCCCATCATCCTACTCACGGCAAAAGCCATGAATCTGTATATAGAAGAAGGCTTCCAGGCCGGAGCAGACGATTACATCGTCAAACCCTTCAAAGTGTCTACACTGAAAATACGTATCAAAAATATTCTGAACCGACAAGAGAAGATGAAAAAGATTTACGGCAAGCAATTATCATTGAAGAGTGCCGGCATAGAAGTAGAATCTATAGATAAAGCTTTTGTTGATAAATACATTGCCATTGTCAAAGAAAACATCTCTAATCCAGATTTCAACATTGACCAACTTTGTAAAGAACTAGCTATAAGCCGGGCCAATTTATATAGGAAAGTCAAAGCAATCACTACCTTATCACCAGCGGAAATGATAAGAAATATACGTTTGGAATGTGCTTCCGAATTATTACGCAACTCACAACTGACTGCCACCGAAATCGCAATACAAGTCGGATTCGGCAGTTACAGCCATTTCAGCGATTTCTTCAAAAGTATATACGGGATATCTCCTAAAAAATACAAAGAACAATACGGAAAATCCTGA